The genomic stretch AAGCTAGTGAATTTTGGTATGGAAAACACCAGTTAAAAAACCACAATTTCTATATCTACAATCATTAGAAGTTTTGATGTTCAAGACTGGTTAAGGGATTATTCAAGCTTCCATTCGCCAGGCTTGGGCAGATAGTTTTTAGTAATTCATGGGTACTCAAAAGTACTAAAGTAATTGCCAGAAGCAAACTCTACTTGATagaatttcttctctctttgtaGCCTATTTAAGCGATGGTGTCCATTTACAGAAAAGATTTATCTATGTTTTGTTTCAATACTTCATAAATTGAAACATTTGTTAGCGATTTATGCAACAAACACGTTATGCGCAACATACTATCTGTAAAATAGAAAGCCAGTTATTTTGGGTTTTAATTCCTGGCGCTACATATTTAGGCCAGAGCTTATAATTacttttgtctatttttattgGGTTAGAGGGTAATGGCAATTGGCAGAGTAGGTAATACATTTACAAAGCTACAGAAAGGACCATCTATCTTGTTTTGGTGAAAATCCAAGTTATACTAAATGAGCCCCACTTTATTTGGCACTTCTTCAATTATTTAATGTTCCAAATAAACTccacaaaaaaaatccatatctTTTCCATTTGAATAGACTCTTTGCCTTCTATATGTATGTAAGACCCCTTTCTATATCCAAGGCCTAATCTACTGCACTGCTATTTAATGTTCTCAATTCTTCTTTAAAAAGTATAACATAATAGATATATTGTGTAGTTAACAATTGTATCAGCCAAATAAAGAATATGAACTAGAGAATTAAGGTAACAAAACATAGATACTTATTTATTATGTAGATGGATAAGTAAATAAACCCAACAGGAACAGATACAGATTTATGAGCAGGTAATgtagtgaaaagaaaagaaaatattgcagCAGATAATTGTATAAGAATAAGAAAACTCACCATCGTTTGACGGGCTTCACGTGGGGACACCACAAGTGGATGATTATGATCCTTTACAAATTTAGTTATCACCCATTTTCCAGACTTATCATATTTTACATGAATCATTGCCTTACAACCTTCCCTAGTGCTTGCCCGTGGCTTCCTAACTGGCCCAAACTTACCGCGAATGCTAACACAGTGCCCCTCCTTATTACATCCAAGCCGGCGGGCAAGAATCTTCCCATCTCTTTCAGAGCGACGGCAAGACATCACACGCATGACAAATCCTACCTGTCGTGCATACTCATCATAGAATATCTTGGCAGCATCTTCAGATTCAAATTCCATGCCCTCATACGGTTCTACAACCATTTCAGTTTCACATACAACCAACTCCGCTCCAGCAGAACTCTCCACTGCTCTGGCCCCCTCATCTGAATCCACTGCCACACAACATTATTTGCCATTATCTTCCAAACCCATACAAGAATTTCATCATCTTATAAAATAAGCTAAGTCATTCAAGGTCATAATAAAAGCAATAGCATTCTAGTTCCTCGCCAAGGGAATGAAGGAGACTAAGAATGGCAACAGCTGAGGTTTTGAATTGTATGCTTTTGTTTATTGggtgccaaaaaagaaaaaaagaactcaACTTCATTCTAAACCAAGTAGCCGTATAAGGAGTAATTGGTGTTTTCTTTCCTTCAGAGCAACCAACCAGAGCATATAAAAGATTTAATTCCATctatcttttttccttttccagcATAGGAATCGATGTTTACCTCTTAGTTAGTTTATCAAACATTTGGCGagtacaaacaaaaatacatacAAACAAATTTCAAAGATCAAGGCAAACAAGTATTATAGCCAATTAACCAATCTTGGTAGACTTTACACATCAAATGCCACATAAAAGTAATATTCAAGCAACAAGTACAACTGCGATTTAGCACATTTGGCACTCCATAACCAGTAGCCAGCTAACACTAGAAAATGGGCATAAAGTATCAAACCAATTACTACTGCAACACATCCCAACAGCCCAAACAAGCGAAACCCATTAAATTTAAAGCTTTTCATGATCTAAATTCACAGCTTTTAGCAATGAACTCGAGTGACTTCAGAGACAGGTAGACCACGAAAACGGTAAAAGAAACTAAGGGGTTGGATacgaggaagagaaagaggtgAAGGGTATTGTAGCAATCGTGAAGAAGAAGAGTCGCTTACTTGAATACGGGTGTGAGCGACGATGATCTTGGCGCTTGTGATGGGGGCCAGAGAGATTTGGCTCCTAAAATGCAACTTTGGAGAAGTTTCAAAACGCTGGGCGAAAGTGTTTGGGGGGACTTCGGGCTTTTGTTAGTAGGTTGCAAGGGAAATCAACTGTGGAAGCGTGGATATCCATTCCCGTGTAGCCACATGGCAAAACTATTCTTCCTTAAACCATCTTCTTTTATGTGTAGTTGAGAAAACAGATGGGCAAACAATCCTTGCATAACGATGATGTAAGAATaaggttgcttagaaaaaaaaaaaaaaaagaataaggtTGTGTACTGATGAAAGTTTTATTAGATGTTTaacaaaataatcaattttctttaactgatggaatatatatatatatatatatatatatttgtgtgtgtgcgtgCCGGTGACCACCTTCATCCAGATCTGTGCTGTGGCTTTGGGTGGATTCGGTAGCACTAGCTCTTTTGTTTCATTGCATtaagtttggtttttttttttttttttcataaaatctgTTGTTTTCATGTTTATTGTATTTAGTTGTTGTAGCTGATGTGTCACTTTCTTACAAGATGCTGTAAAATATGACTTTTACACCCCATTTTGATTAAAGTTACTCATCCTAATTGCagttattctctctctctctctatatttaTATTACCAATAATCAATCTCTTATAAGAACCACCTATGGCTTGGTCTAGGAGCACTTGGATTGTCTAGTTGGAACTAGATTTCAAGTTCGAATCTTGCAATGGAAAGTGTTTGAAGTTATTGACTTGTCCATTGGCTTAGGTGTCATTATAGTTATCAGTGGAGTTGGTATTAAGCATTGGCTCAATTTGTCTTGAGGGAGCATTTGCGGTTCTTACTATTTAGGCTCATTTTAAGCGAAGCCTAGCGGGCAATAGCCACTCTAATCGCTCTCTCTGCCTTTTCaaatagaacaaaataaaaataatctctTATAAGAGAAGTGCTTAGATATATCATTCTCATGAAGAGTAAATGTAAAAACCGCTATCCCACAACTTTCCAACTATATTGATTTGGCATTATTAATTCACATTTAgatcaagttttattaaaaaaaaataatggtaaaTTAATAATATCACATCAATATGGTAGGTTAATAGTGTTGTAtgtaacatttcttttttttgtaaaacCATTGGTTTTGGGGCAGATGATAGgctaatttaattttgttatgagtaatattatttatatatttgacaTGTCCACGAAGAGGGAGAAATTaaattcgaattagtaaccACCGCTTCATGAAGAGTAGTATCTAACCGATTTAACTATCTCTTAGGGTACATTCATGTACATCACCTTCtcattctaatatatatatttgacatgtccacaaataggaagaaaaaaaattcaaattaatgaccACCGCTTCATGAAGCGTAGTATCTAACTTATTGAAGTATCTCTTAGGGTATATTCACGTACatcacctcctcattccactcgGCTAATTTGGCATTACTCCTTACCTTTGGATCGAcccgattaaaaaaaaaaaaaaagaatccaaaaGATAGGGGTGTGTATAATTTTGGATACATGTAGCAGTACCTAGAGAAGCTCATTTCTACAGTTCTATGTTCAGCAAAGCAGAGTCTCCTCTTTCAAACCCAAGCCAAGCCCTCTGTTTACAGTAACATTCACACGAATCACACCCAAACATTAAGCAAACCAAAACCTCAAATTTATTCAGGTAATTCtaattctcaaattttcttcttctaccGTGATAATATACCATTacaaactcttttcttttgttgttgttgtttttttttttggtggtttatTTTACATGTGATTTAGAACCCTAGAATTTAATGTTAACGGTTGGTCAGAACTCACTATATCGCTACACACTGATATTCACAGCTGTTCGTAAAGTTCGTTTCTTTGTGTAATTCCGATTTGTGGGGACTCAGCCAAATTGGGTTACGTTAATTTATGAATATGGATTTAATGGTTCATTTTCGTTATTTTAAATCTGGTTCGAGTTTTTTTGGTTCctaattttttctaatttagctGGAAGTTTGCTAATGCtccatttccaaaaaaattttttggtgGGGGTAGGGTGTAAAAGAGCAGAAATGAATTAATgaaagaacattaaaaaaaaaatggcttggAACCTcattgttgaaaaaaatttctccaataGAATTTGTTTACTAAAGGAATTATTTGGGTTTTCATTTtagggggaaaaagaaaaaaagaaaaagaaaaagagagcatCATAACAATGACATATTCTAGACTATATTTGTTGTTTCCATTTCAAATCAGTTGAGATGTCTTGGCTTTAATCTCGAACTGGAAAGGGAGGGAAAAAATAGATGCCCAAGACAACATAAAACTCAATTTAACTGCATGTTTTACATTTTGTCGAGCAAATTCAGTTGAACTTTATTATAGGACTACATAATGAGAAATGTGAGAGACACCaaattccttttccttttctcacTTAACATATGTATCATGTATGCTACTTTCGACACAACATTCAATATCTACATTGACTGTACGTGTATGTGAAGCAAATGTTCTTTTGATCATTTTACACAAACTTACTGCTAGATTACTTGAGATTTATGAGTTCCATCATTTAATCTTGTTCATCCATATTTGAAGTTATTGTGTTCAAATTGGCTCTATACATATGTAGTAAAGTTGTTGGGTTGACCGGCATGCTTGGAGGGTGCATTATTTTTATGGTGTTAACTTGCTATATGGTGCAACAGTGACTATGGATGTGCATGACGGAAATGGAAGAATGGAAACTTCTGCTGGAGGGGAACCTAATACACGTATTGTTGTTGTTGAAACAAATCAAGAACCATGTGTTGGTATGCATTTTGAATCTGAAGAAGCTGCCAGAGCATTCTATGATGAGTATGCCAAAGGAGTAGGATTTGGAACCCGTGTATTGTCATCCCGAAAGTCTGAGCGTGATAGGTCAATCATCTCCCGCGGACTTGGATGTAGAGGGGGTTCTGTTAATCGAAAGCAAGGTGGGCAGCGGGAGGTTTGCACAGCAATGGTTCTGttgaagagagagaaatctGGGAGATGGCTGGTTAGGAAATTTGTGAGGGACCATAATCATCCATTGATGGTTCAATTGCGAAAGAGTCGTCGAACACTTGTAAGCTTGTCCTGCTTTGAATAATTCCTCCAGTAATTCTGTTCGTTTTcctttttggtaatttttaagtTCTACTTATCGTTTTTCAGCCTATTTGAgctttttaatatgattttgagCCATACCAGGAAACTTTGTCATTGATTTTGTCTCTGAAGATGTTCTGGctctatctttggttggcaggcaaacctttttatttattttttatttatttttttattttttatatgagaGGGAAATTTTGGGCCTTGCCTGAGGTTTGGGACTGCTCTTTGTTCGAGATTGATTTCTCAAAATGAACAGAGCTGTCATAGCTGGATTATCCAGGGGAACCTTTCTTCTACATTGATTTCTTTGTTGcctttttatttgattgttgttcTTTGCCTGGTCTAAATAAGGTCCTTTTCATTCTTGTTGCTGTATctgtttatttatcaattttttcattGCTTGATTTCTCCTCGAGTTGGAGATGGTTCTTCAATCTCCAGAGTTGTTCCATTGCTTGCTGTCAAGGTTGTAGAGAAGATTATCTCAAAGGCCCAAAATGCATTTGTTAGAGGTAGGAATATCCTCGACTCCACTCTTACAGCTAATGACTGCATTGATGGTAGGATTTGATTTGGTGAGCTAGGTGTGCTTTGCAAATTGGATATTGAGAAGGTTATGATCATGTCAATAAAAATTTCTTGTTATATTTGCCAAGGAGATgcagttttgggaaaaaaaatgacgtaCTTGGATAGCGCGTTGTATTTCTTCAGTgcattttttctgttttggtgaaTGAAATTTCGTCTAAATTCTTTGGTAGCTCCCATGATTTGAGACAGGGAGATCCATTGTCTCTTTTGTTGTTTGTCATCGTCATAGAGTCTTTAAGTAAAAGGCTATCTGCTATTGTAAATGGGGGCTTTCTTTTAAGCTTTTTTGTGGGGTCTTGGAACATTGGTGCACTAAACATCCCCCACCTTTGGTTTGCAGATGACACCTTGATATTTTACGGGGCAATCCCAGTTCACCTCCTTTATCTGCATGCCTTGTTCTTAAGCTTTGAAACTGTATctgatttgaaaattaatatggctGAGTCTGAATTGGTTCCTGTGGGTAATGTCAATAATGTTGATGGACTGGCTAGTATTCTCAAATGCGAgttttcttctttgcctttgaagtatgtTGGTCTTACGTTGGGAGCTTCTTTTAAGGCCAAATCTATTTGGAATAGTGTTATTGAGAAGATCAAGTGCCATTTGGCTAGCTAGAAAATGATGTACTTGTCTAAGGTGGAAGGATTACATTGATTAGAGCACCCTATCCAATTTGTCTTCTTATCTCTTTTTCCCTTCCCTGCTAGTGTTGCCAATTGCATAGAGAAGTTACAGTAGGCTTTCTTATGAGATGGGCTGCATgaaagttttaaatttgacCTAGTAGATCTCTGAGGGAGAGTTTGAAGGTtcaaaagtttattttattcaattgtcCTCTTTTGGGGAAGTGGGTATGCTATTATTGGCATGAGAGAGGGGCCTTGTGGAGAGTTGTATTGAATTCTAAACATAGCAACTCATGGGGTGGGTGTTGTTCAAATGAGGTTCATGGGTCATATGGGTGAGGTTATGAAAAAATGTCAAGAGGGGCTAAGTGAGTTTTCTActcatactagatttgaggtgggcGACAACTCCAAGATTAGATTCTGGCATGGCATGTGGTGTGGGGATTAAGCCCTTAAGGAAGATTTCCTAGATTTGTATAGTACTGCATTCATTATGGATGCTTCGTGGTGGATAAATTAATGAGTTATCTATTGCTCATAAGTGGAATGTAAGCTTTATCAAAacggctcatgattgggaggtggatgtctttgcttcattttttaaatttgtcgTACTACTTCAGATTGAGTCAGGGAGGTGTAGATAAACTTTGCTGGGCTCCTTCCCAGAGAGGGTTGTTTGACGTTAGATCTTTCTACTTTTTTGTTTCTCATGATAGTACcactttcccttggaagagtatttggcggaaTAAGGTCCTCATGAGAGATTTTTTGGCTTGGTCAGCTGCCCTAGGGAAGATCCTCACCATGGATAACATAAGGAAGTGGCATGCCATTGTACTTGATTAGtattgtatgtgtaagaggagtGGGGAGTCATTGTGAGATTGCTGGTGCCTTATGGAGTGTCATCAGTTGTGTTGGGTTAGCTTGAGTTATGCTTAGACGAGTGGTAGACCTTTTCACTTTTTGGGGAGGGCTGTGTGGTAGTACTTAAGAGTGCAATAGCGTGGAAGATGGACCTAGACCCGGGAGTGTTGTCTTCATTTGGAGGCCCGGTTCCGCCCCCGATTGTCAAGCTCCTTCCTTTGGTTGCCTCTATAGGTGGCTCTATCCCTGGGTCAGCGGCAGGGTTCTTAGACCTAAGGGTGTCGACATTAGACACAGGTTCTAGAATGGGTTTTGGTGCAGGTCGTGGCTATCAAGCCCCTTCCACAAGTTGATGGCTCTTCGGAGGCCTCACCGGCGGTTATGTTAGCTTGGTGAGCTTCTCTGAACTTGGCAGTTCAGCACCCTTCGTCTTCAGGACCGGACTTGGCAATCAACATGGTGGTAGGTGGCTTGACTTCTGGTGTCCTCCAATTACGTGGCGGGTTTGCTCCGTCTAGGTTGAAACTATTGATGTTGGAAGTAGATGTCGCTAGTGGGTAGAGGCCGGTGTTTGTTGGGGATTCCTCCATGTTCTTGCCGGTAGTTCTAGCCTCCCAAAGCTTGCTGGTTGCCCAACCCAGGCCTCGTTGTTTGCTTAAGCCcatgaaggtttttttttaaaaaaaatttttaaatttttaattttttaaataatattcgCAAGCCCAAGGCCAAGAGAGTTTCGAAGGACTCGGCCTTGGGTCCTGCGAGTGACTCGGGTATTGTTTCAGGTCGCGATCCGGGTCTCATGACATCGCCTCCTGTCTTGGGGGTGGCTATCGCGATGCTCTATTCGTTTGTTTCCAACCCTGCGAGAGAGATTCGGCCTTTGGTTGATGGCTAGTCTAGAAGCACGCTGGCTGTTGGTGACGATATTGTTGGGTCTTCTACGTGGGCTTCTCCTCCCTCTTAAGGTGGAACAACAAGTGGGGGTGGGGAAGTATATTGTTTTGTGTTCTCTGGTTTTGGGTGAGGTTGGTGAGGCCTTGTATCCCTCTCTGTGTATCGATCCCCCTGTTTTGCCGGGAGATTTCGGCTACTCAGATTGGGCTTTGCATTGTGTGAAGGACATTTGTCATATTGTGGGGATCTCTTATTCGGGCACGGGGGTTCGTGAGGAGTAGGCTTTGGCTCTTTTGACAACCATTGAAAAGGAACATCGGCGTGAGGAatcatcttctctctctcgAATCATGGTATAAAAGGC from Corylus avellana chromosome ca1, CavTom2PMs-1.0 encodes the following:
- the LOC132162728 gene encoding protein FAR1-RELATED SEQUENCE 5 isoform X2: MDSDEGARAVESSAGAELVVCETEMVVEPYEGMEFESEDAAKIFYDEYARQVGFVMRVMSCRRSERDGKILARRLGCNKEGHCVSIRGKFGPVRKPRASTREGCKAMIHVKYDKSGKWVITKFVKDHNHPLVVSPREARQTMDEKDKKIQELTTELRNKKRLCATYQEQLNAFMKMVEEHSEQLSKKVQNVVDNLKEFEPIEKELLPHR
- the LOC132162728 gene encoding protein FAR-RED ELONGATED HYPOCOTYL 3 isoform X1 — its product is MDSDEGARAVESSAGAELVVCETEMVVEPYEGMEFESEDAAKIFYDEYARQVGFVMRVMSCRRSERDGKILARRLGCNKEGHCVSIRGKFGPVRKPRASTREGCKAMIHVKYDKSGKWVITKFVKDHNHPLVVSPREARQTMDQWLPWKFSFRNYIKLMLMVVFKDEKDKKIQELTTELRNKKRLCATYQEQLNAFMKMVEEHSEQLSKKVQNVVDNLKEFEPIEKELLPHR
- the LOC132167937 gene encoding protein FAR1-RELATED SEQUENCE 5-like, which translates into the protein MDVHDGNGRMETSAGGEPNTRIVVVETNQEPCVGMHFESEEAARAFYDEYAKGVGFGTRVLSSRKSERDRSIISRGLGCRGGSVNRKQGGQREVCTAMVLLKREKSGRWLVRKFVRDHNHPLMVQLRKSRRTLDEKDRKILELSAELRAKKRLSAAYREQLLIFMKDVEDHNEHLSTKVQLVFDNLREFEAKRKKVSDHR